A segment of the Symmachiella macrocystis genome:
CTGGTGCGGGAAACAGGCGGAGTGGGGGACTTTACCGGTTCGGCGAATAAGCCGATTCCGATGCAGGAGCACGAAATCGCTCGGATGCTGGGTCGTGAAGAGCAGAAGGAGGAAGAGGCGCCGCGGGTGGCCCTGACGTTTGGCGTGGGGGATACCGTGAAAATCAAAGAAGGCCCGTTTGAGGGGTTTGAAGGCGCGATTGATACCGTGGATGAGACAACCGGTCGTTTGACAGTGCTGGTTGAAATTTTCGGCCGCACGACACCGGTCGAAGAGCTCGAGCATTGGCAAGTTGAGGCCGTCTGAAATCAGCGTGGCGGAGCGTGCGTCTCGTTCGGGGAATGCGATATTGAGGGATCGGCCAGCGGGTTCGATGTCACCAAGAAACAATTTTTCGGCAGTTTAATAAAGCAGGCAAGCGATGGCGAAGGAATTAGTTACAACGATCAAGGTTCAGGTGATGGGTGGCCAGGCAACGCCGGCCCCTCCCGTCGGTACCGCGCTCGGTCCTCACGGTGTGAACATTGGTCAGTTCGTGATGCAGTTCAACGAACGGACCAAGGAGTTCACTGGTACCACGATTCCGGTGATCATTAGTGTTTACAACGATCGCTCGTTCGACTTCGTGCTGAAAAGCCCGCCTGCAGCGATTTTGCTCAAGCAAGCGGCTCAAATCGCCAAGGGGTCTGGTAACCCCAAAGCGGATAAGGTCGGCACTGTGACACAGGCGCAGTTGGAAGAAATCGCCAAGACGAAATTTGAAGATCTGAATGCACCGGACATCGCCCAGGCAGCACGGATCATTGCCGGCACCGCGAGAAGCATGGGGCTGGAAGTCGTCGGTTAATCAGCGGCGCTGTGAAGGCACCGGATACATTTGAAGTGATCAAGTCAGTTGGAAAGAGTAGTCGAGGCTCGATGATGGCAAAGCAATCCAAGCGGCAGGAATTTCTGTTGAAGCAGGTCGAGGGGCTAACGAGTGTTGGTTTGACCGAAGCGGTCGCCAAGCTCAAGGGCTTGGAACCGTCACTGCCTAAGAAGATTCCGGCCTGTAAGTTTGACCAAACAGTAGAAGTCGTTATGCGGTTGGGCATCGACGTCCGTCAGGCTGACCAGATGGTGCGGGGTTCCATTGTGTTGCCGCATGGAATCGGGAAGTCCAAAACGGTACTGGTTTTTGCTCAGGGTGAAAATGCGACCGCGGCCGAAGAAGCCGGCGCTGATTTTGTGGGTGGCAAGGAATTGGCGGATAAGGTGAAGGATGGCTGGCTGGAATTCGACGCAGCGATCGCTACGCCCGACATGATGGGTGTAGTGGGGCCGTTGGGCCGTGTGTTGGGACCGCGGGGGCTGATGCCTTCGCCTCGTGCTGGCACGGTGACCCAAGATGTGGCGAACACGGTCAAGGAATACAAAGCGGGTAAGGTGGAGTTCCGCGCTGATGCTGGTGGCAATGTGCACTGTGTGATGGGCAAATTGTCGTTCAGTGAAGAGCAGTTGGTGGACAATATTTCCGCTTTCATCAAACAGATTCGGGCGATGAAGCCGTCGGGCTCCAAAGGGGTTTACGTGCGAACCATCGCCGTGTCAGCCACACACAGCCCGGGAATTGGTATCGCGTTGTGATACTTGCGGCGGTACGCACTCGGTTGGCCGGAGTGTGTGCTGAGCGACGCATTGACTGTTTTTCAGTCAACATGGCTGCTTGAAATGTGGCATCGGCGGGATTGTTTGGGCGATTCTGACGCTTTTGGCATAGAAATCGCTTCGGACGCGTGACTTTTTTCTCCCGTTGGTTTAGTGTACGCGAGAAGCCCCGGCGCAGCCGGTTTGTAGCAGCCTCCTGGGCTGCCCTTGGGATCGGTGAAAAATTTGCGCTGGGCGCACTAGCATTGATTGTTAAGTAGCATGAGTAAATACATCAAGGAATTGATTGCGTCGGATGTCCGTGAGCGGATCGGCGACGTGCAGGAGCTTTTGGTGATTGATCCGTCGAAGGTCGATGCGATCACAACCAATCAGTTGCGCTTGGACCTGCGAAAAAAAGAAATCAAGATGGTGCTGGTCAAGAATTCCTTGGCCCGTATGGCACTGAATCAGGCGGGTGTTTCCGCCTTGGATCCGATCTTGGCCGGTCCGTCGGCCTTGGTTTGGGGTGGCGAGGATATCGTCGCGTTGTCCAAGGAGATGGCCAGCTGGGCCAAGGAAATCGACGGATTGGAAATCAAGGGCGGCACGGTTGAGGGGACGACGTTGTCGGCCGCTGACGTGGAAGTCCTGAGTAAGAGTCCAGGCCGTCTGGAGTTGATCAGTCAGATTGCCGGGTTGGCACTCAGCCCAGGTGGTCAATTGGTCGGTGCCTTGCTTGGTCCCGGCGGTAAGGTGTCCGGGCAGGTTAAGGCCCACTCGGAGCGAGAAGAAGAGTAGTCGCTTCGGTTTATTGTTTGAGTTGAGTTTTGAAGAGCGGCTGGAAACTAGAAGAGCTTGATTTGCGTCGATTGGGGGCGTCGGCTCGTGAGTGATCCTGTCTGCGAATCTCCTATAAATTCTGTATATGCGTCCAACGATTTTGATGTGCTGAGAAAGGAACACGGTTATGGCGACGGCTGATGTTATTGAATACGATGAACCGACGGTTGAGTTGGGTGACAAGATTGCTGGCTTGACATTGTTGGAGGCCAAGAAGCTGGCCGACTATTTGAAAGATCACCATGGCATCGAGCCGGCTGGCGGCGGCGCGGTTATGGTGGCTTCCGGTGGAGATGGTGGCGGCGGCGAAGCTGCGGCCGAGCAAACGGAATTCACTTGCATGATCACCGGGTTTGGTGACAGCAAGATTCCGGTGATTAAAGTCGTGCGTGCCGCGACCGGATTGGGCTTGAAGGAAGCCAAGGAGTTGGTTGAGAGTGCTCCCAAGCCATTGAAAGAGGGTGTCTCCAAGGAAGATGCTGAGAAGCTGAAGGCGGAAGTTGAAGCCGCTGGTGGTACCGCCGAAATCAAGTGATCGCAGGTGTTGCCGTGGTGCGGGCTGCTTGAGGGATGGCGGTTGTCGATTTTGTTAGGCAACCGTGTGAGGATTCGGCGGGGTGTATTGTCCAGGTGGGTTTGGGGAATAGCTCCGTCGTTGGCAGTTGTGGTTTTGATCGTGCAGGCGTGTAGAGGCAGTCTCTGGCGGAGTGCGGTTCGGCAATTGCGCGGCTAAGTCGTTTGCTTGTCGGGTCGAGTCCGTTGAGGCGCTGGCCACAGTGGTTGGAGCCGCTGTGGTGATGACTGTATGGCGCGTGTGCCGTGGTGTAACGCCACGGC
Coding sequences within it:
- the rplJ gene encoding 50S ribosomal protein L10, encoding MSKYIKELIASDVRERIGDVQELLVIDPSKVDAITTNQLRLDLRKKEIKMVLVKNSLARMALNQAGVSALDPILAGPSALVWGGEDIVALSKEMASWAKEIDGLEIKGGTVEGTTLSAADVEVLSKSPGRLELISQIAGLALSPGGQLVGALLGPGGKVSGQVKAHSEREEE
- the rplK gene encoding 50S ribosomal protein L11 gives rise to the protein MAKELVTTIKVQVMGGQATPAPPVGTALGPHGVNIGQFVMQFNERTKEFTGTTIPVIISVYNDRSFDFVLKSPPAAILLKQAAQIAKGSGNPKADKVGTVTQAQLEEIAKTKFEDLNAPDIAQAARIIAGTARSMGLEVVG
- the rplA gene encoding 50S ribosomal protein L1, which translates into the protein MAKQSKRQEFLLKQVEGLTSVGLTEAVAKLKGLEPSLPKKIPACKFDQTVEVVMRLGIDVRQADQMVRGSIVLPHGIGKSKTVLVFAQGENATAAEEAGADFVGGKELADKVKDGWLEFDAAIATPDMMGVVGPLGRVLGPRGLMPSPRAGTVTQDVANTVKEYKAGKVEFRADAGGNVHCVMGKLSFSEEQLVDNISAFIKQIRAMKPSGSKGVYVRTIAVSATHSPGIGIAL
- the rplL gene encoding 50S ribosomal protein L7/L12, whose amino-acid sequence is MATADVIEYDEPTVELGDKIAGLTLLEAKKLADYLKDHHGIEPAGGGAVMVASGGDGGGGEAAAEQTEFTCMITGFGDSKIPVIKVVRAATGLGLKEAKELVESAPKPLKEGVSKEDAEKLKAEVEAAGGTAEIK